In the genome of Chaetodon auriga isolate fChaAug3 chromosome 15, fChaAug3.hap1, whole genome shotgun sequence, one region contains:
- the cct8 gene encoding T-complex protein 1 subunit theta isoform X1 produces MALHVPKAPGFAQMLKDGAKHYSGLEEAVFRNIRACKELAQTTRTAYGPNGMNKMVINNLEKLFVTNDAATILRELEVQHPAAKMIVMASHMQEQEVGDGTNFVLVFAGALLELAEELLRMGLSVSEVIEGYETACKKAMEILPDCICSSAKNLHDVKEAASLIRTAVMSKQYGNEDFLANLIAQACVSIFPESGNFNVDNVRVCKILGCGVTSSSMLHGMVFKKEAEGDVTSVKDAKIAVYSCPFDCMMTETKGTVLINNAQELMDFSKGEENMMEAQVKAIKEAGANVVVTGGKVADMALHYANKYELMVVRLNSKWDLRRLCKTVGAVALPRMTAPTPEEMGHCDNVYLTEVGGTQVVVFKHEKEDGAISTVVIRGSTDNLMDDIERAVDDGVNTFKVLVRDKRLVPGAGATEIELAKQLTSYGESCPGLEQYAIKKFAEAFEALPRALAENSGVKGSELISKMYSAHHEGNKNMGFDIEGEGPAVKDMLEAGIVEPYLVKHWGIKMATNAAITVLRVDQIIMAKAAGGPKAPKQRGHWDKDGWDEEPEHFDTHH; encoded by the exons ATGGCTCTCCATGTTCCCAAAGCTCCGGGCTTTGCCCAAATGTTGAAGGATGGCGCCAAG cattatTCAGGGCTTGAAGAGGCAGTCTTCCGTAACATCAGAGCCTGCAAGGAGCTTGCCCAGACCACACGCACCGCCTATGGGCCAAACG GTATGAACAAAATGGTCATCAACAACTTGGAGAAGCTGTTTGTCACCAATGACGCTGCAACTATTCTCAGAGAGCTTGAGGTGCAGCACCCAGCTGCCAAAATGATTGTGATGGCATCCCACATGCAAGAGCAGGAGGTTGGAGACGGTACAAACTTTGTCCTGGTGTTTGCTGGAGCCCTGCTGGAGctggctgaagagctgcttAGGATGGGCCTGTCTGTGTCAGAG GTGATTGAAGGCTATGAGACAGCATGTAAAAAGGCTATGGAGATCCTGCCAGACTGCATATGTTCCTCAGCCAAAAACCTCCACGATGTTAAAGAGGCAGCGTCTCTCATCCGCACAGCAGTCATGAGTAAACAGTACGGCAACGAAGACTTCCTCGCCAACCTCATTGCCCAGGCCTGTG tgtccATCTTCCCAGAGTCCGGCAATTTCAATGTTGATAACGTCAGAGTGTGCAAGATTTTG ggTTGTGGAGTGACATCATCCTCCATGCTACATGGCATGGTGTTTAAAAAGGAGGCAGAAGGAGATGTCACATCAGTTAAAGACGCCAAGATCGCGGTCTACTCCTGCCCCTTTGACTGCATGATGACAGAGACCAAG GGCACAGTGCTGATAAATAATGCACAGGAGCTCATGGACTTCAGCAAGGGAGAGGAGAATATGATGGAGGCTCAGGTGAAGGCCATCAAGGAGGCTGGTGCCAATGTGGTCGTAACTGGAGGCAAAGTGGCCGACATGGCGTTGCACTATGCCAACAAATACGAGCTCATGGTGGTCAG GCTGAACTCCAAGTGGGACCTCAGGAGGTTATGCAAGACTGTGGGAGCTGTTGCACTGCCCAGGATG ACGGCTCCAACTCCGGAGGAGATGGGTCACTGTGACAACGTCTACCTGACAGAGGTCGGGGGCACTCAGGTGGTGGTCTTCAAACACG agaaagaagacGGTGCCATCTCAACAGTTGTGATCAGAGGCTCCACTGACAACCTGATGGATGACATCGAGAGGGCTGTGGATGACGGCGTCAACACCTTCAAGGTCTTGGTCAGG GACAAACGACTGGTACCTGGTGCAGGAGCCACTGAGATTGAACTGGCCAAGCAGCTCACCTCATATGGAGAG TCCTGCCCGGGTCTTGAGCAGTACGCCATTAAGAAGTTCGCCGAAGCCTTCGAGGCTTTGCCGCGTGCGCTGGCTGAGAACTCCGGTGTGAAGGGGAGCGAGCTCATATCTAAAATGTACTCTGCCCATCACgagggaaacaaaaacatgggcTTCGACATtgag GGTGAGGGACCCGCTGTGAAGGACATGCTTGAAGCTGGCATTGTGGAGCCTTACCTGGTCAAACACTGGGGCATCAAAATGGCCACCAACGCTGCCATCACAGTACTGAGAGTTGACCAG ATCATCATGGCTAAGGCTGCAGGGGGACCCAAGGCTCCCAAGCAGAGAGGCCACTGGGACAAGGACGGTTGGGACGAGGAGCCAGAACATTTTGATACTCACCATTAG
- the cct8 gene encoding T-complex protein 1 subunit theta isoform X2 codes for MALHVPKAPGFAQMLKDGAKHYSGLEEAVFRNIRACKELAQTTRTAYGPNGMNKMVINNLEKLFVTNDAATILRELEVQHPAAKMIVMASHMQEQEVGDGTNFVLVFAGALLELAEELLRMGLSVSEVIEGYETACKKAMEILPDCICSSAKNLHDVKEAASLIRTAVMSKQYGNEDFLANLIAQACVSIFPESGNFNVDNVRVCKILGCGVTSSSMLHGMVFKKEAEGDVTSVKDAKIAVYSCPFDCMMTETKGTVLINNAQELMDFSKGEENMMEAQVKAIKEAGANVVVTGGKVADMALHYANKYELMVVRLNSKWDLRRLCKTVGAVALPRMTAPTPEEMGHCDNVYLTEVGGTQVVVFKHEKEDGAISTVVIRGSTDNLMDDIERAVDDGVNTFKVLVRDKRLVPGAGATEIELAKQLTSYGESCPGLEQYAIKKFAEAFEALPRALAENSGVKGSELISKMYSAHHEGNKNMGFDIEGEGPAVKDMLEAGIVEPYLVKHWGIKMATNAAITVLRVDQIIMAKPAGGPKAPQGKKDFDEDD; via the exons ATGGCTCTCCATGTTCCCAAAGCTCCGGGCTTTGCCCAAATGTTGAAGGATGGCGCCAAG cattatTCAGGGCTTGAAGAGGCAGTCTTCCGTAACATCAGAGCCTGCAAGGAGCTTGCCCAGACCACACGCACCGCCTATGGGCCAAACG GTATGAACAAAATGGTCATCAACAACTTGGAGAAGCTGTTTGTCACCAATGACGCTGCAACTATTCTCAGAGAGCTTGAGGTGCAGCACCCAGCTGCCAAAATGATTGTGATGGCATCCCACATGCAAGAGCAGGAGGTTGGAGACGGTACAAACTTTGTCCTGGTGTTTGCTGGAGCCCTGCTGGAGctggctgaagagctgcttAGGATGGGCCTGTCTGTGTCAGAG GTGATTGAAGGCTATGAGACAGCATGTAAAAAGGCTATGGAGATCCTGCCAGACTGCATATGTTCCTCAGCCAAAAACCTCCACGATGTTAAAGAGGCAGCGTCTCTCATCCGCACAGCAGTCATGAGTAAACAGTACGGCAACGAAGACTTCCTCGCCAACCTCATTGCCCAGGCCTGTG tgtccATCTTCCCAGAGTCCGGCAATTTCAATGTTGATAACGTCAGAGTGTGCAAGATTTTG ggTTGTGGAGTGACATCATCCTCCATGCTACATGGCATGGTGTTTAAAAAGGAGGCAGAAGGAGATGTCACATCAGTTAAAGACGCCAAGATCGCGGTCTACTCCTGCCCCTTTGACTGCATGATGACAGAGACCAAG GGCACAGTGCTGATAAATAATGCACAGGAGCTCATGGACTTCAGCAAGGGAGAGGAGAATATGATGGAGGCTCAGGTGAAGGCCATCAAGGAGGCTGGTGCCAATGTGGTCGTAACTGGAGGCAAAGTGGCCGACATGGCGTTGCACTATGCCAACAAATACGAGCTCATGGTGGTCAG GCTGAACTCCAAGTGGGACCTCAGGAGGTTATGCAAGACTGTGGGAGCTGTTGCACTGCCCAGGATG ACGGCTCCAACTCCGGAGGAGATGGGTCACTGTGACAACGTCTACCTGACAGAGGTCGGGGGCACTCAGGTGGTGGTCTTCAAACACG agaaagaagacGGTGCCATCTCAACAGTTGTGATCAGAGGCTCCACTGACAACCTGATGGATGACATCGAGAGGGCTGTGGATGACGGCGTCAACACCTTCAAGGTCTTGGTCAGG GACAAACGACTGGTACCTGGTGCAGGAGCCACTGAGATTGAACTGGCCAAGCAGCTCACCTCATATGGAGAG TCCTGCCCGGGTCTTGAGCAGTACGCCATTAAGAAGTTCGCCGAAGCCTTCGAGGCTTTGCCGCGTGCGCTGGCTGAGAACTCCGGTGTGAAGGGGAGCGAGCTCATATCTAAAATGTACTCTGCCCATCACgagggaaacaaaaacatgggcTTCGACATtgag GGTGAGGGACCCGCTGTGAAGGACATGCTTGAAGCTGGCATTGTGGAGCCTTACCTGGTCAAACACTGGGGCATCAAAATGGCCACCAACGCTGCCATCACAGTACTGAGAGTTGACCAG ATCATCATGGCCAAACCAGCAGGCGGACCCAAAGCTCCCCAGGGCAAGAAGGACTTCGACGAGGATGACTGA
- the pimreg gene encoding uncharacterized protein pimreg isoform X2, with translation MASSVMDGVGRAVVGVWRAHTSLDESDGPESSPEAPDRFRKLRSSSSLNSLRMSLRKRLPLRSVQTNSLPENPTWETTKEQPKPNAVRKLTRSARNSIGGVYQRLQRTREFAREECLVETPGRTRDSEEAGASTSRTPGRTPGRAATPRRTPRSTATPGRTPGSRGRRTPEAVVRGVRTGGGRRQLVRMAALRSPFASPNTQNQRLKFDRDLETVSSGLRRLKHLSKVFDDIIGRDDRRFNYSLIVE, from the exons ATGGCTTCTTCAGTGATGGATGGAGTTGGTAGAGCTGTGGTGGGAGTCTGGCGGGCACACACATCCCTTGATGAGTCTGATGGGCCAGAGAGCTCCCCAGAAGCCCCCGACCGTTTCCGCAAGCTTCGCTCCTCATCTTCGCTCAACTCTCTGCGAATGTCGTTGCGCAAGCGGCTGCCGTTGCGTTCTGTCCAGACCAACTCCCTCCCAGAGAATCCGACTTGGGAAACCACGAAGGAGCAACCGAAACCAAACGCAGTCCGCAAACTTACTCGCAGTGCTCGCAACTCCATCGGTGGAGTGTACCAG AGATTACAGAGGACCAGAGAGTTTGCGCGTGAGGAGTGTTTAGTAGAGACTCCAGGTCGGACACGTGACAGCGAAGAAGCTGGTGCATCAACTTCTCGCACCCCAGGACGTACACCTGGCCGAGCTGCCACTCCCAGACGTACGCCCAGATCGACAGCCACACCTGGGCGTACCCCAGGGTCAAGGGGACGAAGGACTCCTGAGGCTGTCGTACGAGGGGTTAGAACGGGGGGAGGCAGGAGGCAGCTGGTCCGCATGGCTGCATTACGAAGTCCCTTTGCCTCCCCCAACACACAGAACCAGAGGCT AAAGTTTGACCGAGATTTGGAGACTGTGTCCAGTGGATTGAGGAGGCTCAAACATCTGTCCAAGGTCTTTGATGACATAATTGGCAGAGATGACAG GCGGTTCAACTATTCCCTTATTGTGGAGTAG
- the pimreg gene encoding uncharacterized protein pimreg isoform X1 — protein sequence MASSVMDGVGRAVVGVWRAHTSLDESDGPESSPEAPDRFRKLRSSSSLNSLRMSLRKRLPLRSVQTNSLPENPTWETTKEQPKPNAVRKLTRSARNSIGGVYQRLQRTREFAREECLVETPGRTRDSEEAGASTSRTPGRTPGRAATPRRTPRSTATPGRTPGSRGRRTPEAVVRGVRTGGGRRQLVRMAALRSPFASPNTQNQRLKFDRDLETVSSGLRRLKHLSKVFDDIIGRDDRTSVRELSGGGGAAAVMRKLDPSGKLSRSNLSRRATHLSNTLGGWAHTAVNAIHKPN from the exons ATGGCTTCTTCAGTGATGGATGGAGTTGGTAGAGCTGTGGTGGGAGTCTGGCGGGCACACACATCCCTTGATGAGTCTGATGGGCCAGAGAGCTCCCCAGAAGCCCCCGACCGTTTCCGCAAGCTTCGCTCCTCATCTTCGCTCAACTCTCTGCGAATGTCGTTGCGCAAGCGGCTGCCGTTGCGTTCTGTCCAGACCAACTCCCTCCCAGAGAATCCGACTTGGGAAACCACGAAGGAGCAACCGAAACCAAACGCAGTCCGCAAACTTACTCGCAGTGCTCGCAACTCCATCGGTGGAGTGTACCAG AGATTACAGAGGACCAGAGAGTTTGCGCGTGAGGAGTGTTTAGTAGAGACTCCAGGTCGGACACGTGACAGCGAAGAAGCTGGTGCATCAACTTCTCGCACCCCAGGACGTACACCTGGCCGAGCTGCCACTCCCAGACGTACGCCCAGATCGACAGCCACACCTGGGCGTACCCCAGGGTCAAGGGGACGAAGGACTCCTGAGGCTGTCGTACGAGGGGTTAGAACGGGGGGAGGCAGGAGGCAGCTGGTCCGCATGGCTGCATTACGAAGTCCCTTTGCCTCCCCCAACACACAGAACCAGAGGCT AAAGTTTGACCGAGATTTGGAGACTGTGTCCAGTGGATTGAGGAGGCTCAAACATCTGTCCAAGGTCTTTGATGACATAATTGGCAGAGATGACAG AACCAGCGTAAGGGAActctctggaggaggaggagcagcagcagtgatgagaaAGCTGGACCCCAGCGGTAAACTCAGTCGCTCAAACCTCTCACGTCGAGCCACGCACCTATCCAACACGCTGGGAGGTTgggcacacacagcagtgaacGCTATTCACAAACCCAACTGA